The following is a genomic window from Lysinibacillus sp. G4S2.
GAGTTTAACCATTTTTAGTCACGGCATTCTTTTTGAACAATTATCAAAATCTGGAGGTTTATTATCAGATTCTGTTTTACGAGAATCTTGGCGAATTTTAATTGATACTGAGGGTGTCATCCATCGAAGTGATGCTCTTGGAGGCGGTATGATTGGTGCACTGTTATTTAGTGCTCTCCATGTATTATTCGAAGCAACAGGTGCGAAGGTCGTTGCATGGGTTATTTTCTTTATCGGATTAATTTTAGTAACAGGAAAGGCACTAGTTCCATATTTAGCGGAAAAAATGCCCGACCTTTTTGGCAAATGGCAAAAGAAACATCGTGATAACAAAAAAAATATGCCAAAGAAACCTAAAAATCGCCGTTCAAGAGTTGAAAGCACGGATGAAATTGCTGCTGTTGATCAAGCGGATGAGATACAAGAGGAAGAAGAAGTGGTTTCCCATGAACCTATTATCTCTGCCTTTACTCAAAATGTGTCTCACGAACGAGAAGCATTTGCAACTGTTGAAAATGGAGAAATTGTAGATGATGTCCATATTGAAGGTGCAGATGCTGTAGAAAATGCAGATTATCAACTTCCTTCATATAATCTATTACAATTACCGCCACAGCATGACCAAAGCGGCGAATATTCTGTCATACAGGCAAATGCGAAAAAGCTTGAGCAAACGTTGCAAAGCTTTGGTGTAAAGGCCAAAGTAACGCAGGTTCATTTAGGCCCAGCTGTAACGAAATATGAAATATTACCAGATGTAGGCGTGAAAGTAAGTAAAATTGTAAACTTACAGGATGATCTTGCCTTAGCACTTGCCGCGAAGGATATTCGTATGGAAGCGCCTATCCCTGGTAAGTCTGCAATCGGCATTGAAGTACCAAATAGTGAGGTAGCCATTGTCACACTGCGTGAAGTGTTAGAATCGAAAGACGGAGCAAAGCCGGAAGCATTATTGCAAGTCGCATTTGGCCGTGATATTACAGGGCAAGCTGTACTTGCTGAGCTTAATAAAATGCCGCATTTACTTGTTGCAGGTTCAACGGGCAGTGGGAAAAGTGTGTGTATAAATGGTATTATCGTGTCCATACTAATGCGTACGAAACCTCATGAAGTAAAACTGATGATGATTGACCCAAAAATGGTGGAATTAAATGTCTATAACGGCATTCCGCATCTACTGGCACCAGTAGTTACAGATGCACGCAAAGCGTCTCAGGCTCTAAAGAAAGTAGTGTCAGAAATGGAACGTCGCTACGATTTGTTTTCTCATACAGGTACACGTAATATTGAGGGCTATAATAGCCATGTACAAAAGATGAATGAGCAAACCGATGAAAAACATCCGAAATTACCTTATATTGTGGTAATTGTAGATGAGTTAGCGGATTTAATGATGGTTGCATCAAGTGATGTAGAGGATTCTATTACACGTTTAGCACAAATGGCACGTGCTGCAGGGATCCATTTAATAATTGCAACCCAACGACCAAGTGTAGATGTGTTGACAGGTGTTATTAAAGCAAATATTCCTTCACGCATTGCCTTTGCGGTGTCGTCAGCAATTGACTCAAGAACGATTTTAGATATGGGGGGCGCAGAGCGTTTACTCGGTCGAGGAGATATGCTGTTTTTACCTGCTGGTGCATCTAAACCAAAACGGGTGCAAGGTGCCTTTTTATCAGATCAAGAAGTTGAATCGGTCGTTAATTTTGTTATAGAACAGCAAAAGGCACAGTATCAGGAAGAGATGATACCGACCGAAGAAGAAACCATTTTAGAGGAAACGGATGAATTATTTGATGAAGCAGTGCAACTAGTGGTAAGTATGCAGACAGCATCAGTTTCCATGTTGCAGCGACGCTTCCGTATCGGATATTCAAGAGCTGCTCGTATAGTCGATCAAATGGAACAACGCGGTATTGTCGGGCCTTCTGAAGGTAGTAAACCTCGTCAAGTGCTCATTCATCAGTATGATAATTGATACCGAAATAATGACAAATTAGTGGATAATGCTGTATATTTGTCTATTAATTTGAAAAGGTTATGGATAAAGGGTGAATTCTAAAACAGATTTTATTCAAAACTGTTTATTTCATTCTACAAAAATGTTATATTTATGAACGATTAGTAGGAATGTTGTACATCAGATGTCTGATCTCTGATTTTGGTGGTGATATATGTGACTATTAAAGCAGATCATCGTCATCTCTATCTTCAAGTAATTGATCGTTTAAAGTCTGACATTGATACAGGCGTTTTTAAAGAAAATGAAAAACTGCCTTCAGAGTTTGAATTATCGAAATCACTAGGAGTCAGTCGAGCAACACTTAGAGAAGCGCTACGGCTGTTGGAAGAAGAAAATGTCATTGTGCGTCGACATGGGGTGGGTACGTTTGTAAACCCTAAGCCATTGTTTACATCAGGTATCGAGCATTTATCAAGCATTTCTTCTATGATCGAGGCAGTAGGTATGGAACCCGGTTCTCGCTTTTTAAAAGCGACAGAAAACATACCTTCTGAGGAAGATTTAAAACGCTTCCAATGTGATGACGGAGATAAAATACTCACGATTGAACGTGTCAGAACAGCAGATGGTGAACCAGTAGTATACTGCATTGACAGATTACCTGCAAGCTTTCTGCCAACTGACTTTGTAGAAAAAAAAGAAGTTTCACTTTTCTCCGCACTTGAACAATCCGGTAAAATTCATGTTGCCTATGCTGTGACATATATTGATCCAGTTGGGTATCATGAGCAAGCATCACCGATTTTAAATTGCGGTCGTGAAACAGCTCTATTAGTTTTAAAGCAGTTGCATTACGATGATCATGATCAAGTAGTGCTATATTCAAAAAATTATTTCCGAGCTGATAAATTCAGTTTCCATGTAGTTCGTAAACGGGTGTAGAACATTTCTAAATATTTTTCCTGCTAATTACAATACCTTTGGGGGGTTAATAAAATGAAAAAACGTAAATTTGGCTTAGTGTTATCATCAGTTTTAGCTGCAAGTGCAATCTTAGGTGCATGTGGTGCGAAAGAAGAAAAACCTACAAAAGAAAAAGAAAATGCATCATCTAGCGAAAGCAAAAAAGAAGAAGCATTCACAGTAGCAATGGTTACTGACGTAGGTGGCGTTGATGATAAATCATTCAACCAATCAGCTTGGGAAGGTGTTCAAGCTTACGGTAAAGAACATGGCCTAGAAAAAGGTAATGGTGGCTTCGACTACTTACAATCAAAATCAGATGCAGATTATGAATCGAATTTAAACGCATTATTACGTCGTGACTTTAACTTAATCTACGGTATTGGTTATTTGATGGAAGATGCTATGACTGCAATAGCTGAAGAAAATCCAGATGGCAAATTTGCAATCGTTGATGCTGAAGTAAAAGCAGACAACGTAGTATCTGTAATGTTCAAAGAACAAGAAGGTGCTTTCTTAGCTGGTGTAGCTGCTGCTAAAATGTCTAAATCTGGTAAAGTTGGTTTCGTAGGTGGCGTAGATATTCCAGTTATCAACCGCTTCGAAGCTGGCTTCGTTGAAGGTGCAAAAGCTGTAAATCCAAAGATCGAAATCCAATCAAAATATACTGGTGCATTCGATAAAGCTGACCTTGGTAAAATTACTGCAAACAGCATGTACTCTTCAGGTGTAGATGTTATCTTCCACGCTGCTGGTGCAACTGGTAATGGTGTATTCTCTGAGGCAAAAGAACGTAAGAAAAAAGACCCTAATGCAAATGTATGGGTAATTGGTGTAGACGCTGACCAATACGAAGAAGGTAAAATTGACGATAAAACAAACGTAACTTTAACTTCTATGTTAAAAGGTGTTAACGCAGCAGTTGTAGATATCTCAAATAAATCGAAAAACGGTGAGTTCCCAGGTGGTAAAACGCTTACTTATGGTTTAGCTGAAGACGGAGTGAAACTTGCAGATTCTCGTGGTGCGATTCCAGCGGATGTTCAAGCTGTCATTGACGACTATAAAGAAAAAATTGCTAAGGGTGAAATTAAAGTTCCAGAAAAAGTGAAAAAATAATTCATCTTTTGATCATCATAAGGGACTTTTAGAAGACCCTTATGATGATTTTTCAATGTATCGTTATATTTTGACTATTTGTAATACTCAATTAGACTATATTTTTATTTACCATAGAGGTAGTAATTTTTCTATGAGTTTATCGCAAGAATAGTAATGATGGTAACAAGTTAATAGAAGAAAGGTTTCTAACGATGACCTTTCCTGTATTAATTTATCTTCATTCAGAAGATATCTACCTCTATTGGTGGGTTAAGATATGAGTGAATTTTTTGTTAATGGGATTATCATAATGCCCACTGAACGAAGATAAAACCTCTGGCTGAAGTCAATGTTGTTCGATGTGAAAAACGTTGAGCTAACAGTGACTATGGCTAGTATTTAGATTAGTAGAGTCGTTTATTTATGTCTCAAAAAAATCTAAATAACATTTCAAAGACTGGACGTATTGTTTATCTGCACTAAAAGTCAAAGCGGCAGATAGTAATACGCACGGCAACTATTAACTTTATAAAAGTGCCTATTAAGGGAGTGACAAAATTGGAATACGTGATTGAGATGCTAGGAATCCGAAAAGAATTCGGTGGTTTCGTGGCGAATAATAACATCACCCTCCAACTGAAAAAAGGCGAAATTCATGCATTGCTAGGCGAAAATGGTGCAGGTAAATCGACTTTAATGAACGTCCTTTTTGGTTTGTATCAACCAGAGGGTGGCGAAATTCGAGTTCGTGGGAAGGCTGTTAAAATTACAAACCCAAATGTGGCCAATGATTTAGGGATTGGTATGGTCCATCAACACTTTATGTTGGTGGAAAATTTTACAGTAACAGAGAACATTATTTTAGGTTCTGAACCTACAAAAATGGGGATTGTAAATATTAAAGATGCGGCAAAGAAAGTACAAGCACTTTCTGAAAAATATGGACTAGATGTTGATCCACATGCCAAAATCGAAGATATTACTGTAGGGATGCAACAGCGTGTTGAAATTTTAAAAACACTATACCGCGGTGCAGAGATTTTAATCTTTGACGAACCTACTGCATCTTTAACGCCACAGGAAATTACAGAGCTTATACAAATAATGCGCCGCTTAATAGCCGAGGGGAAATCAATTATATTAATTACCCATAAGCTGAAAGAAATTATGGAAGTCTCTGACCGTGTAACGATTATCCGAAAAGGTGAAGGGATTGGAACTGTTACAACTTCTGAAACAAATCCTGACCAATTAGCGGAATTGATGGTAGGTCGTCAAGTCGAATTTAAAACCGAAAAAACGGAAGCAAAACCAACTGAAGAAGTACTTGCGATTGATAACTTGGTCGTTACAGACTACCGTAATATCGATAAAGTAAAAGGTCTAAACTTAAAGGTTCGTAAAGGTGAAATAGTTGGTATTGCTGGTATTGATGGTAACGGGCAATCCGAATTAATCGAAGCTATTACAGGCCTACGTAAAATTAAAAGTGGTAACGTTAAGTTAAATGGCAAAGATATAACAAATATGAAGCCTCGAAAAATTACAGAGGAAGGCGTTGGGCATATCCCACAAGACCGTCATAAGCACGGTTTAGTATTAGATTTCCCAATTGGCCATAATATCGTTCTACAAACATATTACCAGTCTCCAATCGCTAAGGGCTTTGTTATGGACTACAAGAAAGTTTCTGAAAAAGCGCGTCAAATCATTAAAGAATACGATGTCCGTACTGGTAATGGTGAAATGACACCAGCGAGAGCTCTTTCAGGTGGTAACCAACAAAAAGCAATTATCGGTCGTGAAATTGATCGTAATCCAGATTTATTAATTGCGGCATTACCAACGCGTGGTCTTGACGTAGGTGCTATTGAATTTATTCACCATCGTCTAATCGAGCAACGTGATAATGGAAAAGCAGTACTGTTAATTTCATTTGAATTAGATGAGGTCATGAATGTTTCGGACCGTATCGCCGTTCTTTATGACGGTCAAATTGTAGACGAGTTAAATCCAAAAGAAACAACAGAGCAAGAGCTTGGCCTATTAATGGCTGGACAAAGTAAAAAAAATAACATGAATGGTGCGAAGGAGGGGAACGACTAATGTCAAATCGTGTCATTAATATACTCGTTCCTATCATCTCTATCATTATCGGTTTAATTGTTGGGGCTATCGTAATGTTAGTCAGCGGTTATGACCCAGTACAAGGTTATAGCGCCCTTTGGACAGGTATTTTTGGAGATTCATATTCAATTGGGAACACAATCCGTCAAATAACACCGTATATATTGGCAGGTCTTGCAGTAGCATTTGCCTTCCGTACAGGTTTATTCAACATCGGTGTTGAAGGTCAGCTAATTTTAGGTTGGCTAGCAGCAGCTTGGGTAGGATATGCATTTGAATTACCTAAAATTATTCACATACC
Proteins encoded in this region:
- a CDS encoding BMP family protein — protein: MKKRKFGLVLSSVLAASAILGACGAKEEKPTKEKENASSSESKKEEAFTVAMVTDVGGVDDKSFNQSAWEGVQAYGKEHGLEKGNGGFDYLQSKSDADYESNLNALLRRDFNLIYGIGYLMEDAMTAIAEENPDGKFAIVDAEVKADNVVSVMFKEQEGAFLAGVAAAKMSKSGKVGFVGGVDIPVINRFEAGFVEGAKAVNPKIEIQSKYTGAFDKADLGKITANSMYSSGVDVIFHAAGATGNGVFSEAKERKKKDPNANVWVIGVDADQYEEGKIDDKTNVTLTSMLKGVNAAVVDISNKSKNGEFPGGKTLTYGLAEDGVKLADSRGAIPADVQAVIDDYKEKIAKGEIKVPEKVKK
- a CDS encoding GntR family transcriptional regulator: MTIKADHRHLYLQVIDRLKSDIDTGVFKENEKLPSEFELSKSLGVSRATLREALRLLEEENVIVRRHGVGTFVNPKPLFTSGIEHLSSISSMIEAVGMEPGSRFLKATENIPSEEDLKRFQCDDGDKILTIERVRTADGEPVVYCIDRLPASFLPTDFVEKKEVSLFSALEQSGKIHVAYAVTYIDPVGYHEQASPILNCGRETALLVLKQLHYDDHDQVVLYSKNYFRADKFSFHVVRKRV
- a CDS encoding DNA translocase FtsK, producing MATSKKRKITKGKAKTEKKEMHPLMYEILGLILIAVAVIMIFEYGMIGRVLQTIAMFLVGNLHFAVPFMLIFVAVLLMIGRKKISIKDRLIVGMLLIVMSLTIFSHGILFEQLSKSGGLLSDSVLRESWRILIDTEGVIHRSDALGGGMIGALLFSALHVLFEATGAKVVAWVIFFIGLILVTGKALVPYLAEKMPDLFGKWQKKHRDNKKNMPKKPKNRRSRVESTDEIAAVDQADEIQEEEEVVSHEPIISAFTQNVSHEREAFATVENGEIVDDVHIEGADAVENADYQLPSYNLLQLPPQHDQSGEYSVIQANAKKLEQTLQSFGVKAKVTQVHLGPAVTKYEILPDVGVKVSKIVNLQDDLALALAAKDIRMEAPIPGKSAIGIEVPNSEVAIVTLREVLESKDGAKPEALLQVAFGRDITGQAVLAELNKMPHLLVAGSTGSGKSVCINGIIVSILMRTKPHEVKLMMIDPKMVELNVYNGIPHLLAPVVTDARKASQALKKVVSEMERRYDLFSHTGTRNIEGYNSHVQKMNEQTDEKHPKLPYIVVIVDELADLMMVASSDVEDSITRLAQMARAAGIHLIIATQRPSVDVLTGVIKANIPSRIAFAVSSAIDSRTILDMGGAERLLGRGDMLFLPAGASKPKRVQGAFLSDQEVESVVNFVIEQQKAQYQEEMIPTEEETILEETDELFDEAVQLVVSMQTASVSMLQRRFRIGYSRAARIVDQMEQRGIVGPSEGSKPRQVLIHQYDN
- a CDS encoding ABC transporter ATP-binding protein, with protein sequence MEYVIEMLGIRKEFGGFVANNNITLQLKKGEIHALLGENGAGKSTLMNVLFGLYQPEGGEIRVRGKAVKITNPNVANDLGIGMVHQHFMLVENFTVTENIILGSEPTKMGIVNIKDAAKKVQALSEKYGLDVDPHAKIEDITVGMQQRVEILKTLYRGAEILIFDEPTASLTPQEITELIQIMRRLIAEGKSIILITHKLKEIMEVSDRVTIIRKGEGIGTVTTSETNPDQLAELMVGRQVEFKTEKTEAKPTEEVLAIDNLVVTDYRNIDKVKGLNLKVRKGEIVGIAGIDGNGQSELIEAITGLRKIKSGNVKLNGKDITNMKPRKITEEGVGHIPQDRHKHGLVLDFPIGHNIVLQTYYQSPIAKGFVMDYKKVSEKARQIIKEYDVRTGNGEMTPARALSGGNQQKAIIGREIDRNPDLLIAALPTRGLDVGAIEFIHHRLIEQRDNGKAVLLISFELDEVMNVSDRIAVLYDGQIVDELNPKETTEQELGLLMAGQSKKNNMNGAKEGND